Within Bdellovibrio sp. ArHS, the genomic segment CTTGTACGACAACAGGCGCCTGTGAGGCGGCTTGTCCAAAGGAAATTCAACTTACCAATATTTCCCGCATGAACCGTGAGTTTTTTGTGGCCAACGTGACAAAACGTGAAAAGCACAAAGATGGCGGCGCAGGCTAACTCTGAGCCTTGATAAAGCCATGTAAAAAGGGAGTCCAGCGGGCTCCCTTTTTTATTTCTAAGAAACCCAGACCAGTCTTTGCCAGGCATTCTTGTTTTTGTGATGGATCGACGGCACGATATTTATATGAAATACATCGCGTCTGCTTTAATCTTCTGCCTGTTTTCAGAGGCCTCTTTTGCCAACACACTTATTATTGGTGACTCCCATGTTGTCGGCCCGTTTGGTGAAAATCTTCACAAATATTTTAATGAAGTCGCGCAGGAAAACGTGCGCACGGTCGGACTTGCCGGTGGCACGGCTCGTTCATTCACCGACTCTTCTGCAGCGAAACGAACACTAAGCTATGGTTTTGCCGATCGCCAAAATGATCGTCAAAAAATAATTCCTGGCGGCACGAAGGCCACAGCTCCCCTTCTTTCGGCCCTCTTGGATGAGACGAAACCACAAAGATTGATCGTTGAGCTGGGTGATAATTTTGCAGACTATAAAAGCCCAACGCCCCAATCAGATAAAGCCGTCGTCGCTCAAGTTAAACAAATCACAGAGACTTTAACCAAAGGCAAATTCAGTGGCTCTTGCTATTGGGTGACGCCAACGTGGACCGACAAAGTTGGCTCTAAACCCTACTACAAGTCAAACGAACGCCTGGCGCGAGTGATTTCAATTATAAAAACAGAAGTGGAACCGCGTTGTAGGGTGATCGACAGCACTCGCGACATCGGTGTCACTGAAAAGGATATTCGCACCACTGCGGACGGCCTTCATTTCGACGCAAAAAATGGCGCGAAATGGGCGCGCGGCGTGGCAAATCGTATTCGCGAAATAGAAGCCTCGCCAGCGACGTCGCGAGCGAAAAATCCCCTCGGCACGAAATAATTATTCTAAATTTTAACCTTTAAACTGCGCAGCGAAGGTCGTCTCATTGAGAGACATCTTCGACATCACATCTTTTCTGAATTCCCTCTAAAGCTAACGCAACAAACTTCCGAAACTAGACCAAGGATTGGCTTATGAAGAAGATTGATGTTTTGATGCAAGAGTTAGGTTTTAACAAAGATGCTCCAGAGGGTGTCAAAGAAGCGTTTATCAAACACCTCATGAAAACCTCTTATGGCGTCAATGTTACAACGCCGACAGAGAAAAAAGAGATCGCTGCGAATCCACAGAAGATTGCGACTCTCAAATCTCCGCAGCAACTGAGTTTTGATTTTATCGAGGAAAAAACAAGTCCTTCGTCTGGAAAAAAAGCCGTTTCTTAGTCGTGCCTAAGGGTAGAAGGGCTAGAACTTCTCTGGTCCTTCGT encodes:
- a CDS encoding SGNH/GDSL hydrolase family protein, producing the protein MKYIASALIFCLFSEASFANTLIIGDSHVVGPFGENLHKYFNEVAQENVRTVGLAGGTARSFTDSSAAKRTLSYGFADRQNDRQKIIPGGTKATAPLLSALLDETKPQRLIVELGDNFADYKSPTPQSDKAVVAQVKQITETLTKGKFSGSCYWVTPTWTDKVGSKPYYKSNERLARVISIIKTEVEPRCRVIDSTRDIGVTEKDIRTTADGLHFDAKNGAKWARGVANRIREIEASPATSRAKNPLGTK